In the Theobroma cacao cultivar B97-61/B2 chromosome 1, Criollo_cocoa_genome_V2, whole genome shotgun sequence genome, one interval contains:
- the LOC18614176 gene encoding uncharacterized protein LOC18614176 isoform X2, whose protein sequence is MEKQSCGEIYNCMIKQRTNRQRRKDKVYIGCGAGFGGDRPMAALKLLNRVKELDYIVLECLAERTLAERYRAMVSGGDGYDSNISEWMSLLLPLAVERGTCIITNMGAMDPLGAQEKVLEIASSLGLNVSVAVAHEVFVNESGSGPLSEKPVVMDGGISTYLGAAPIVECLERYQPNVIIASRVADAALFLAPMVYELGWNWDDLELLAQGSLAGHLLECGCQLTGGYFMHPADKHRNLSFSHLLDLSLPYAEISFSGEVCVMKAEGSGGVLNFSTCAEQLLYEVGDPSAYITPDVVIDFQGVSFQPLTSSKVLCIGAKPSAHPVPDKLLQLVPKDCGWKGWGEISYGGYECVKRAKAAEFLVRSWMEEVFPGVSCCVLSYIIGLDSLKATSIDNYSSTWKASEDIRLRMDGLFQEKKHAEQLVKEFTALYTNGPASGGGISTGLKKEIVLEKQLIGREHIFWRIAAKQTEVSESKCQKHVFRDVMKDCVLHEPTLPPFPEEDIHNSSSPEIGLSATQSRQKIPLYSVAHSRAGDKGNDLNFSIIPYVVQDVERLKIIITPQWVKGVVSVLLDSSPKAIDETEKWMDEHVKVEIYEVKGIHSLNVVVRNILDGGVNCSRRIDRHGKTISDLILCQHVVLPS, encoded by the exons ATGGAGAAGCAGAGCTGTGGTGAGATTTATAACTGCATGATCAAGCAG AGAACCAATcgtcaaagaagaaaagacaaaGTTTACATTGGTTGTGGAGCTGGGTTTGGAGGTGACAGGCCAATGGCGGCTCTGAAGTTGCTTAACAGAGTCAAAGAGCTGGATTATATTGTTCTTGAATGTTTAGCAGAACGTACCCTTGCTGAGCGGTACCGGGCTATGGTGTCTGGTGGTGATGGCTATGATTCTAATA TTTCAGAGTGGATGTCTTTGCTACTACCTTTGGCTGTGGAAAGGGGAACTTGTATTATTACCAACATGGGTGCAA TGGATCCACTTGGTGCTCAAGAGAAGGTTTTAGAAATAGCCAGCAGCCTAGGGCTCAATGTGTCTGTTGCTGTGGCTCATGAGGTCTTTGTTAATGAGTCAG GTTCAGGACCCTTGTCTGAGAAGCCAGTTGTCATGGACGGT GGTATTAGCACATATCTGGGAGCTGCTCCAATAGTTGAATGTTTGGAAAGATACCAACCAAATGTTATAATTGCTTCAAGGGTTGCTGATGCTGCACTATTCTTAGCACCAATG GTTTATGAACTGGGCTGGAATTGGGATGATTTGGAGCTATTAGCACAGGGATCTCTGGCTGGCCATCTTCTAGAGTGTGGTTGTCAACTCACAGGGGGATACTTCATGCATCCAG CGGACAAGCATAGAAACTTGTCGTTCTCACATCTGCTGGATCTATCACTGCCATATGCTGAAATTTCGTTCAGTGGGGAAGTATGTGTCATGAAGGCAGAAGGTAGTGGTGGGGTTTTAAATTTCAGTACATGTGCTGAACAACTACTTTATGAAGTTGGGGATCCAAGTGCTTATATTACACCTGATGTT GTAATTGATTTTCAGGGTGTCTCATTCCAGCCATTAACTAGCTCTAAAGTTCTCTGTATTGGTGCAAAGCCTTCTGCTCATCCTGTACCTGATAAACTTTTGCAGTTGGTTCCAAAG GATTGTGGATGGAAAGGATGGGGTGAGATATCGTATGGAGGATATGAATGTGTTAAACGTGCTAAAGCTGCTGAATTTCTG GTTAGGTCATGGATGGAAGAGGTATTTCCTGGTGTCAGTTGCTGTGTTCTTTCTTATATAATTGGACTTGATAGCTTGAAAGCTACCAGCATTGATAACTATTCATCAACATGGAAGGCAAGTGAAGATATTAGACTACGCATGGATGGATTGTTCCAGGAGAAGAAACATGCAGAGCAACTTGTTAAAGAGTTTACTGCATTATATACAAATGGACCAGCCAGTGGTGGTGGTATCAG CACTGGCCTCAAGAAGGAGATTGTTCTGGAAAAGCAATTG ATTGGACGTGAACATATTTTCTGGCGGATAGCAGCAAAGCAAACAGAAGTCAGTGAATCAAAATGTCAGAAACATGTCTTTCGAGATGTTATGAAGGACTGCGTTTTGCATGAACCCACATTGCCACCATTCCCAGAAGAAGATATTCACAATTCTTCATCACCAGAAATTGGCCTCTCTGCTACTCAGTCTAGGCAAAAGATTCCGCTATATAGTGTAGCCCATAGTAGGGCTGGAGATAAAGGAAACGACTTGAATTTCTCCATCATCCCATATGTTGTGCAGGATGTGGAGAGGCTGAAGATTATCATAACACCCCAGTGGGTAAAGGGTGTGGTCTCAGTCCTCCTGGATTCATCTCCAAAAGCCATTGATGAGACAGAGAAATGGATGGATGAACATGTTAAGGTAGAAATATACGAAGTCAAAGGAATTCATTCTTTAAATGTTGTGGTCCGGAACATTTTAGATGGTGGTGTCAACTGCTCCCGGAGGATTGATCGGCATGGCAAGACCATCTCAGATCTTATATTGTGCCAGCATGTGGTGTTACCTTCAtga
- the LOC18614176 gene encoding uncharacterized protein LOC18614176 isoform X1: MEKQSCGEIYNCMIKQRTNRQRRKDKVYIGCGAGFGGDRPMAALKLLNRVKELDYIVLECLAERTLAERYRAMVSGGDGYDSNISEWMSLLLPLAVERGTCIITNMGAMDPLGAQEKVLEIASSLGLNVSVAVAHEVFVNESGSGPLSEKPVVMDGKGISTYLGAAPIVECLERYQPNVIIASRVADAALFLAPMVYELGWNWDDLELLAQGSLAGHLLECGCQLTGGYFMHPADKHRNLSFSHLLDLSLPYAEISFSGEVCVMKAEGSGGVLNFSTCAEQLLYEVGDPSAYITPDVVIDFQGVSFQPLTSSKVLCIGAKPSAHPVPDKLLQLVPKDCGWKGWGEISYGGYECVKRAKAAEFLVRSWMEEVFPGVSCCVLSYIIGLDSLKATSIDNYSSTWKASEDIRLRMDGLFQEKKHAEQLVKEFTALYTNGPASGGGISTGLKKEIVLEKQLIGREHIFWRIAAKQTEVSESKCQKHVFRDVMKDCVLHEPTLPPFPEEDIHNSSSPEIGLSATQSRQKIPLYSVAHSRAGDKGNDLNFSIIPYVVQDVERLKIIITPQWVKGVVSVLLDSSPKAIDETEKWMDEHVKVEIYEVKGIHSLNVVVRNILDGGVNCSRRIDRHGKTISDLILCQHVVLPS; the protein is encoded by the exons ATGGAGAAGCAGAGCTGTGGTGAGATTTATAACTGCATGATCAAGCAG AGAACCAATcgtcaaagaagaaaagacaaaGTTTACATTGGTTGTGGAGCTGGGTTTGGAGGTGACAGGCCAATGGCGGCTCTGAAGTTGCTTAACAGAGTCAAAGAGCTGGATTATATTGTTCTTGAATGTTTAGCAGAACGTACCCTTGCTGAGCGGTACCGGGCTATGGTGTCTGGTGGTGATGGCTATGATTCTAATA TTTCAGAGTGGATGTCTTTGCTACTACCTTTGGCTGTGGAAAGGGGAACTTGTATTATTACCAACATGGGTGCAA TGGATCCACTTGGTGCTCAAGAGAAGGTTTTAGAAATAGCCAGCAGCCTAGGGCTCAATGTGTCTGTTGCTGTGGCTCATGAGGTCTTTGTTAATGAGTCAG GTTCAGGACCCTTGTCTGAGAAGCCAGTTGTCATGGACGGT AAGGGTATTAGCACATATCTGGGAGCTGCTCCAATAGTTGAATGTTTGGAAAGATACCAACCAAATGTTATAATTGCTTCAAGGGTTGCTGATGCTGCACTATTCTTAGCACCAATG GTTTATGAACTGGGCTGGAATTGGGATGATTTGGAGCTATTAGCACAGGGATCTCTGGCTGGCCATCTTCTAGAGTGTGGTTGTCAACTCACAGGGGGATACTTCATGCATCCAG CGGACAAGCATAGAAACTTGTCGTTCTCACATCTGCTGGATCTATCACTGCCATATGCTGAAATTTCGTTCAGTGGGGAAGTATGTGTCATGAAGGCAGAAGGTAGTGGTGGGGTTTTAAATTTCAGTACATGTGCTGAACAACTACTTTATGAAGTTGGGGATCCAAGTGCTTATATTACACCTGATGTT GTAATTGATTTTCAGGGTGTCTCATTCCAGCCATTAACTAGCTCTAAAGTTCTCTGTATTGGTGCAAAGCCTTCTGCTCATCCTGTACCTGATAAACTTTTGCAGTTGGTTCCAAAG GATTGTGGATGGAAAGGATGGGGTGAGATATCGTATGGAGGATATGAATGTGTTAAACGTGCTAAAGCTGCTGAATTTCTG GTTAGGTCATGGATGGAAGAGGTATTTCCTGGTGTCAGTTGCTGTGTTCTTTCTTATATAATTGGACTTGATAGCTTGAAAGCTACCAGCATTGATAACTATTCATCAACATGGAAGGCAAGTGAAGATATTAGACTACGCATGGATGGATTGTTCCAGGAGAAGAAACATGCAGAGCAACTTGTTAAAGAGTTTACTGCATTATATACAAATGGACCAGCCAGTGGTGGTGGTATCAG CACTGGCCTCAAGAAGGAGATTGTTCTGGAAAAGCAATTG ATTGGACGTGAACATATTTTCTGGCGGATAGCAGCAAAGCAAACAGAAGTCAGTGAATCAAAATGTCAGAAACATGTCTTTCGAGATGTTATGAAGGACTGCGTTTTGCATGAACCCACATTGCCACCATTCCCAGAAGAAGATATTCACAATTCTTCATCACCAGAAATTGGCCTCTCTGCTACTCAGTCTAGGCAAAAGATTCCGCTATATAGTGTAGCCCATAGTAGGGCTGGAGATAAAGGAAACGACTTGAATTTCTCCATCATCCCATATGTTGTGCAGGATGTGGAGAGGCTGAAGATTATCATAACACCCCAGTGGGTAAAGGGTGTGGTCTCAGTCCTCCTGGATTCATCTCCAAAAGCCATTGATGAGACAGAGAAATGGATGGATGAACATGTTAAGGTAGAAATATACGAAGTCAAAGGAATTCATTCTTTAAATGTTGTGGTCCGGAACATTTTAGATGGTGGTGTCAACTGCTCCCGGAGGATTGATCGGCATGGCAAGACCATCTCAGATCTTATATTGTGCCAGCATGTGGTGTTACCTTCAtga